The genomic segment AGTGGGTTCAGCACTGATTGGGCAAACGTTTAATCAGGCGGGTTACTTTAGCGGTCGCCCTTCGGCCACCAGCCCTGAACCTTACAATCCGCTCGCGTCCGGAGGCAGTAATCTGGCGGCCAGTAACCCATTGTTGAGGCAGCGCATTGATGCCAATATTCAACGATTACGTCAGGCTAACCCCGAGGCGAAGGCTGCCATTCCTGCCGAGCTGGTACTGGCATCTGCCAGCGGATTAGACCCGCATATTTCGCCACAGAGCGCCGACTTTCAGATACCAAGGATCGCATCCGCCCGCCATTTGGCACCTGAACAGGTTAGAGAATTAATTAAATTGCATACACAAACTCCGCTGAGTATTCTCGGTGAACCCGT from the Limnobaculum zhutongyuii genome contains:
- the kdpC gene encoding potassium-transporting ATPase subunit KdpC; this translates as MNYLRPSIVLLLFITLITGLIYPLAVTGLAHLLFPQQSYGSLITVQNKVVGSALIGQTFNQAGYFSGRPSATSPEPYNPLASGGSNLAASNPLLRQRIDANIQRLRQANPEAKAAIPAELVLASASGLDPHISPQSADFQIPRIASARHLAPEQVRELIKLHTQTPLSILGEPVVNVLELNLALDSATQVGQ